In the genome of Lathyrus oleraceus cultivar Zhongwan6 chromosome 4, CAAS_Psat_ZW6_1.0, whole genome shotgun sequence, the window GATAAATATGGTTCAAAAGAATCAGAAAGATGGCTCAAAAGAATTAGCAAATCGATTGAATAGTCAATTATAGTCTTCCTCATAATAATACTGAATTTCTCATTCTTCCAAATTTCGTGTCGAATGAGTTGAATTTAATCTTAACTAATGATAATTTTGGGAACCTCATTCCCCTCTCTTTTATACCAAATAAAAATACTTGATCCTAAGTTACTAGACCAAAAAGATATCTCTAACAATATAAACAATATCTTTTTCTATCATTGAAATAATTTTATGTGAAAAGTTTTATATAATTTGATAAAATTATTTCATTAAattagggcaataataaaataaaataattatttttcatCAACCATACCCATCAATAAATAAAAAAGAGAGCAACGTTTCATATCATAATTATGTAGGCTGTTTAAGAATTTGCATATTTTGTTACTATTGGAGTAAAATGTGCATAGTTGTATTGAATATTAAAATTCAAAacatatatttttaaaataattattgGCGATGCTCTTAAGCACAtaataaacagaaaataaatgGAAGTGACAATACAGCAATCAAAATTACAATCAATCAATAATAGCATACAAATTTTCCTTTTCTGTCAAATACATCacaagaaaaataaataaatattatgGAAGCAATAGCATGATCTTCCTATATATATATACAAGTCAAAACTCTTATAAACAATTTCCACTGAATATGAATTCTACCTATCACTAATCACTACCAGCATATGCCACCCCAGTTGCCAAATTTGCTTGATCATTATTTTGCAGAAAAATTGTTTACTCATGTGATCATATTTTGTTCTAACTTCTTTTTTAAATGCATTATTATCTTTTTTATGCTTATTTTTTATGCAAGTGATGTTACCTGATATGAACTTTATCCTTGCCACTCTCACAATGAGGTGCTTCTTTGGGAAGTAGTGGAATATGATCGAAAGTTCAAAGCCGATATCTCTCGGTAATCCTTACGAATGGCCCAAAGGATCTCTGCACATCTCTTCATGCTAGGCCTGCTTTGCCTATGAGGAGCCAAGCATTGTAAAGCTAGTTCAAGTATCTTTTCTAAGGCCAAATTATTTGCAGAAGTTTGATCCAGTCTTGGGTCCAAGACCGAGATCGCGTTTCCCTCGATAAACCTCTTCATAGCCTGCACTTGTAGCAAATGAGTCACATTAAAGAGGATTGGTATAGTACAATTATGAAGAGGAGGTGTTAAACTTCAGAACAAAATGGAAAACACTACTTACCCATTTTACTGTTATTCTCTCTTTGAGTTCAAACTTTGGTTCAATCGGGCGTCTTCCTGTGACAAGTTCAACAAGCAAAACACCAAATGAATAGACGTCACTCTTTTCGGTCAGTTGATAGGTTTTTAAGTATTCAGGATCCAAGTAGCCAGCTGTTCCCTTAACTTGGGTGGAGACGTGTGTCATGCCAGAGTCACTGTCTGGTGCTTGTCTAGCAAAACCAAAGTCTGCTACCTTTGCTCGAAAATTCTCGGTGAGGAGAATGTTGGAAGACTTTATGTCTCTATGAATGATGGGATGATCTACAGAGGAAATGCAGTATGCAACAACGATAAGATTCTGTTCAGCATTCTATATGTCATTAGGGACAAATAAAATAAGTGTGAAGATTTGCCAATTGCCATACCCGAAATGAGTTGATTGATTTATCGACAAAAAAAGAAAGAATTAATTGATGACAAAGAGACTTATATACCCATATACACATGAAGATAGGTGAGAGCATGAGATACATCAATTGCAATGTCTAGACGAGCAGCGAGGTCGAGAACGTTTCCATGAATGCCTGTGATGATTCTTTGATTAAGTTGTAGGCAGAAAAAGCAAATGTTTTATGCCTTAAGGAAACAGGCAAACCACAAAGGAACAAAACAATAGTTGAAAGGCCAGAAAAACTCACAATCTAGATGTTCTCTGAGGGTTCCATTGGGAACATACTCCACAACAACGATTTTTTCATCCCCTAGCTCCAAGTATCCATAGAATTTTACCAAGTTCAAATGCTCGACCCGTGATAGTGTTTGTACCTCGCTCTGGAACTCCGAACCTAAATGTTTCTCGTGTACACTCTGCAAACGAAAAGGTAATTAACCAAACAACATTTGGATGCTCACCGGATAACATTCTCATTCCACATAAATGTGACAGAAATGACCATAGGAATAGACAAAACAATTTAAACCACCTTCTTAGCCCGCTTTACTGCGACAATAGTTCCATCCAGGAGTTTGGTCTTGTAAACTGCCCCAAAACCACCTTGACCAATCTTGAAAGAAGGGGAGAAGTTTCTGGTGACTTTGACAATTTCCTCCATGGTATACTTCACAATGCCAGACTCATTCCCCTGGATTGTGGTGTTGTATAAACTAATGTTGGCACCTCGGCTCGAGCCACGCCCTCTCTGACTACCAGCTCTTGAAGCATTTGATGCAACTATAAAATCAATAAAACGGCTTATTCCAATTCATTCCACACCATTTGACAAGCATAATAAGAAAACAAATAATCTAAAAACTAATGAACTAATGACCCAAATGCAGTGCATTGATGTTGAGTCTTAGCTTAAGCACTTAACCCTAGAACTTCAAATAATACAACTGTTTTGACATAGACGCTATTTTCTCTTCTGTTCATAAATGCTACAATTTTTAATCATACTATACAATTTAGTGAGCTAAATGCAATgcataacaaaaaaaaaaagcAATTCTAGGCTTCAAAGAAGTGCAATCTTTGTTAAAATCACCGAATTTTATTTtcacaacaaacaaacaaaggaGATTGCTTATTCAATGTCCAAAACAGAAACACAATATTTTGGAAAGTGTGACAGTAAAATTCTCAAATTAATAATTATAAGCcactatttttcatgatttagATTCAAATTCTCAATTCATATTCAAATATTGACCTAATACTTGATCAAAAATATTCTACCAACTACATCCTAAAAAGGAAACTTTTCTATATGATGAAGATTTTATGATATGTAACCAGAAAATATTCTTTTAAAGTGACAAAACGAGGACTCCAGAAACACGATGACACTGACACGTAGAAATAAGTAATaactaaaaaaattaaatataacTAAAAAGTGTCGGTGTCGGTTTAAAGCACGGGTTGATGCTAGATAATAAGTTTGTTTTGTAAGAATTTCTAATCtaaatttcaaaatgaatttCTAATCtaaatttcaaaatgaatttCTAATCAAAAACAACTACCAGAACCAGAAGAAGATTTGAACTCCTCAGAATCCACAACAAGACTCTTGGAATTGTTAGCATCCGGCGGCGTGAAGCAAGCTGCGAACAATCCGGCAACCGACATAGCGGCAGCAACAACTGGATTCCGTCCGAAAGATGAGGTGGTTGATTGACTCGAAGTGCTGAAGTCTGATGAACGGGAGATGTTATCCGGCGTGGCACGGTGGCCGGAGTGTTGGCTCCGGTTGTGGACGAATGTAGTAGTCATGTTTTTAGAGAGAGAAAATGGCGGGCGGGCGGGCGGGTGGATGGATGTTAGAGAGAGAAAGAGATAGAGTCTTCGTCAGGTGAGGTGTTTTGAAGAAGTCATTGATTAGTTTCAACGACTTCTTTTTGGTAATAAAAAAGTGGGTGACGCTATAATGCGCCGTGGAAGCTAAGATTTGCAACTTGCGGATTTAGTTTCGGGGTTGTTGCCGCAAAAAGTAGGATTCAGGATTCATTGACTAATCATTCTATTGCAACATTTTGGGTCAAATGTGTTTCTCTGTCCCACCAAAATATTGTTACCTTTTTAAATCAATTTACACGTCAAGTTCGAATCCCGACTTTaacatttatttttattaattcagTTTATTTCTGTGTAAAAAAAATGTAATTCACTTCCTCTAATTTGTTACCTGTGGATTACCGCGGAGATGTAATAGGTTATATCCCCCCAAATAAGAATATGGTTCGCGGCACAATTGAATACACATTATCTATAATCGATTATAATAGAAAACAAAATCATTTAGTAATCGATTACACTGTATCTATAATTGATTCCAATTGTGATATTTTGTTAATTTTATTACTTTAATTTCAGTTAACGGGATTGTATATATATCTTTTGGATATCTCATTAATAGAAGTTCAATATATTTCATCCTCAATAAtatctctctctatatatttTGAAATCACCACTCTTGAGGTTTTATGTTCTAACATTTGACATCAAGAGTTTGGTTCGATCCATCAAACACTTAGTGTGCAAAAATACTTTCCATCTCCAATGAACGTATCCCAACAAATCTCTTCATTCTCGACGCAAAAAATTACGACATGTGGTGCAAACAAATGAAGGTGTTGTTTGGTTATCAAGATGTTCTTGAAGGGGTCAAGAACGGTGTTACTCCACTTTTAGAAGGTGCAATGACTACACAAAGAATCCCACATAAGGAAGAGAAGGCCAAAGATTACAAGACGTTGTATCTCATTCATCAATGTGAGGATGCCgacaactttgagaaagttggtgattGTACATCTTCAAAGGAAGCTTGGAAAATCTTGGAGAAAATTTATGCAGAAGCTGATAAGGCAATGGTGGTGAAGTTACAAACTCACAAAAAGGAGTTCGAGTTAATTCAAATGGATGAGAAGGGAACCGTTAGTGAAGTAATTACGAGAATTGCAAGATTGGTGAACCAAGTAAAGGCGTGTAGAGAAACGACTAAGAAAAGTATGTTGACGCAAAAAATCTTGTGTTTTTTGACGTCGAGATTTGACACTATAGTGGTTGCGATTGAGGAACCGAAGGATCTTGCGACAATGAGCAAAGAAGAGCTACAAAGCTCTCTTGAAGCTCATGAGCAGAAAATGAAGGAAAGAAATGTTGATAAGACAAAGGCAAAAATCGCTCTGCAAGCCCGTTTTAATGAAAGAGACAAGAAGGCGAAAGGAAAGTAACCCATGTACAAAGGTAGAGGAAAATTTTAGAATTTTGGTGGAAGAGAATCCCATAATTCCAAAAATTTAACAAATGGGTGAAAACAACAGAAATAGGGGTGGTGGATCATAAATTCTAAAGGTGGCAACATTAGAGGAAGAGGAAGAAGTAAGAAAGGAGACAAAAGTAGTGTGCACTACTTTAATTGTCAAAAGTATGGTCATTTTGCAAGAGAGTGTAGTGCCAACAAGAAAGAACCTCAAGAAGATGAAGCTATAGTTGCAAAAAAAATGAGTGTGATGATTTGAACACACTCTTGATGATGATCACTGAAGGAGAATGCAGCAGTAGCAGGTCACAAGACAGTTGTAAAAGGCTACAACAGGTTGATAATGCAGGTTGTAACCAGTTACCTATGTACTGTAACTGGTTATAGGTAGAAGAAAGTGTCATGGTGACTGTGAAAGAGGTTGTACAGAGCAACGAATAATTGTATTTCGACTCCAGATGTTCAATGCACTTGATGGGAACAAGAGATTGGTTTATTATAATCAACCGTACCATGAAGAACAAGATAAAATTTGCGGACGATACCACTCTAGCGACGAAAGGGATTGATGATGTATCAATCGAGAGAAGGGATGGTAAACATTATTTGATAAAAGATGCATTATACATTCTCAGAATCAAGTGTAACCTTCTAAGTATTGGTCAATTACTTGAGAAGGATTACAAGATTCATATGTAGAACAAGGCGCTACACATTATGGACGCAACTAGAGTTTTGGTCCTAAAGGTTCTTATGGCTCCAAATAGAACTTTCAAAGTTGAATTGAAGGTTATCAAACATAGGTGTCTTGCTACAACGGCTAGTAAAGAATAATGGATATGGAATTATAGGCTTCAACATCTTAATTTTCAAGATCTCAACGCCTTGCAAAAGAACAAGATGGTAACGAGTCTGCCATTGATcaatgtcataccccaaaatttgcctattaatttttatgataaattgatccatgcatggcattcatttcacatttgcattcattcattagcatacattctcatataaattataaattttaatttatttattatgtgatacagatataaaaaataataataattttggttatatgtatgatataaataaattatatatatataaataaaatagttttaatttaatgataaataaaaatagatttgaattttaattgtataattaaaattttaaattaattttatttgttaaagctcattaaattataataactattttttataatttagtgactcaagttccatttattcattatttataaatagtatttatttagtaatccacgtttttttaataaaatttatttataagagtaaccTTTTTTaaaaagcccataaattataaaataattttggttgatataagtaagaataattttgattttttttaaatgatgaaagtaaaagtagaaatagatttaaattttaattcaattatataactaaaatttaaattaatttttatttgttaatagtcatttaaattattcattatttataataatatttgtatttaataaatatttagcaaggttaaaccctaatccacaccattataaagttagagctaactctcctaaattatatggtgagatcctaaagtataggaagggatccaaatatttagcaaggttaaaccctaatccacaccattataaatacttcatatggctgcagtGAGAGAGAGgaggaaaaagaggagagatacagcagaagaagatacacaaggcaaggcagaagcaagaagattcacgggcagggaaaagagaagcaaccataaagcactcatagcctgaacaagaacaacacacatacagtgagcaagctagaagaatcaaatccccagtaagtgttcattatggaatttgcatccagcatgattaccttgcaatactccttaattcatgcatgaataatattggtttaatatatatattgagatgatgtattcatggtttggtggatgttgatattgctttattcaagtatgcatctgttcttgatatgtcatagcatgttggagaaattctgtttgcatgattaaagaattatatctgttatttaattattattatatgagtgttgtttctagcatgattatgtttatttcacatgctgttattacataataatgatgatgatgatgatataatggtgataatataaatccttggttgtctttaacatgtatgtgtaaggtttgttttatcattatcacttgcagtaaagagaactaatatatgagtaaaataatataagcttcttgatttgtgcatggttatttttattattgcatgatgattacatatgatcttattttatgtgtgtggtttgatataagatgaagttacaggtttgttgtattcacatcAAAGAAACAGCATAAAatagcttgccgtaagagagaaagttgtaacatgcatggtggtgttgtgtcaaatcggaaaaatccatgtagaattaatatatattttaatgaaggaaaataaataacgaatggaccaacatggctcgttggtagctcccccctcaGTTGTTTTTACTAGGTTTACTCactttccactataattaattcaccactatttttctattattaaaataaaacccattaattaattttataattaatatattatcttagttatttaaactaagatataatttaatctagtttattaattaaattttcatatatcacttaattaattaaaatggactattttgaataataaaaat includes:
- the LOC127075976 gene encoding calmodulin-binding receptor-like cytoplasmic kinase 2, with protein sequence MTTTFVHNRSQHSGHRATPDNISRSSDFSTSSQSTTSSFGRNPVVAAAMSVAGLFAACFTPPDANNSKSLVVDSEEFKSSSGSVASNASRAGSQRGRGSSRGANISLYNTTIQGNESGIVKYTMEEIVKVTRNFSPSFKIGQGGFGAVYKTKLLDGTIVAVKRAKKSVHEKHLGSEFQSEVQTLSRVEHLNLVKFYGYLELGDEKIVVVEYVPNGTLREHLDCIHGNVLDLAARLDIAIDVSHALTYLHVYMDHPIIHRDIKSSNILLTENFRAKVADFGFARQAPDSDSGMTHVSTQVKGTAGYLDPEYLKTYQLTEKSDVYSFGVLLVELVTGRRPIEPKFELKERITVKWAMKRFIEGNAISVLDPRLDQTSANNLALEKILELALQCLAPHRQSRPSMKRCAEILWAIRKDYREISALNFRSYSTTSQRSTSL